A region of Streptomyces sp. NBC_01267 DNA encodes the following proteins:
- a CDS encoding flavin reductase family protein: MFQTIPTPRTEPVPHPEGASPHPEGVSNDDFRAAMSRLTAGVVLVTAHDADGGPHGEDVGMTATAFMSVSLDPPLAMVSLRNGSRMDDLLAEQPRWAASLLAESQRHIAGRFAMKGRISDRLLFQDIPFTRGEASGAPVVGGALATMECVTEQRVVAGDHTLVIGRVLTVGLPSAEGAPLAYFRGRYRRLD, translated from the coding sequence GTGTTCCAGACGATCCCCACCCCGCGTACCGAGCCCGTCCCCCACCCCGAGGGCGCGAGCCCCCATCCTGAGGGCGTGAGCAACGACGACTTCCGTGCCGCCATGTCCCGACTGACCGCCGGAGTGGTGCTGGTGACGGCCCACGACGCGGACGGCGGTCCGCACGGCGAGGACGTCGGTATGACGGCGACCGCGTTCATGTCGGTGTCCCTCGACCCGCCCCTGGCGATGGTGAGCCTGCGCAACGGCTCCCGGATGGACGACCTGCTCGCCGAACAGCCCCGCTGGGCGGCCTCCCTGCTGGCCGAGAGCCAGCGGCACATCGCGGGCCGGTTCGCGATGAAGGGCCGCATCAGCGACCGGCTGCTGTTCCAGGACATCCCGTTCACCCGCGGCGAGGCGTCGGGGGCGCCGGTGGTGGGCGGCGCACTGGCGACGATGGAGTGCGTGACCGAGCAGCGGGTGGTCGCGGGGGACCACACCCTGGTGATCGGCCGGGTCCTCACGGTCGGGCTGCCGAGCGCGGAGGGCGCACCGCTGGCGTACTTCCGGGGACGCTACCGGCGCCTGGACTGA
- a CDS encoding helix-turn-helix domain-containing protein: MSRASEETNRRMLRARDAMDRAYAQPLDVPALARIAHVSQAHFARTFRATFGETPHRYLQRRRVERAMFLLRETDRSVTDICFEVGFGSPGTFSRTFRDIVGRSPRTYRKETPAVGVPTCFAMAWMRPSG, encoded by the coding sequence GTGAGCCGCGCTTCGGAAGAGACCAACCGCCGCATGCTGCGGGCCCGGGACGCAATGGACCGCGCCTACGCGCAGCCCCTGGACGTACCGGCGCTGGCCCGGATCGCCCATGTGTCGCAGGCCCACTTCGCGCGCACCTTCCGGGCCACGTTCGGCGAGACGCCGCACCGCTACCTCCAGCGGCGCCGGGTGGAGCGGGCGATGTTCCTGCTGCGGGAGACCGACCGCAGCGTGACGGACATCTGCTTCGAGGTCGGCTTCGGCAGCCCGGGGACCTTCAGCCGCACGTTCCGCGACATCGTGGGCCGGTCGCCGAGGACGTACCGCAAGGAGACGCCGGCCGTGGGTGTGCCGACGTGCTTCGCGATGGCGTGGATGCGGCCGAGCGGCTGA
- a CDS encoding VOC family protein — translation MFNAITHSQIYVLDQDQALDFYVGKLGLEVTADVDMGFMRWLAVSVPGHPERQILLEKPGAPAMSEETAEQVRELVTKGAMGGWLIFTTEDCRKTYETLLSQGVEFTEEPTERPYGTDCGLRDPFGNRIRFTQPKA, via the coding sequence ATGTTCAACGCCATCACGCACTCGCAGATATACGTCCTCGACCAGGACCAGGCCCTCGACTTCTACGTCGGCAAGCTCGGTCTGGAAGTCACCGCCGATGTCGACATGGGCTTCATGCGCTGGCTCGCCGTCAGCGTGCCCGGTCACCCCGAGCGTCAGATCCTGCTGGAGAAGCCGGGCGCCCCGGCGATGTCCGAGGAGACCGCGGAGCAGGTCCGCGAATTGGTGACCAAGGGAGCCATGGGCGGCTGGCTGATCTTCACCACGGAGGACTGCCGCAAGACGTACGAGACGCTGCTGAGCCAGGGCGTCGAGTTCACCGAGGAGCCCACGGAACGCCCGTACGGCACGGACTGCGGCCTTCGCGACCCCTTCGGCAACCGCATCCGCTTCACCCAGCCGAAGGCCTGA
- the arfB gene encoding alternative ribosome rescue aminoacyl-tRNA hydrolase ArfB translates to MSGPYVVRGSVSLPEAELMWRFSRSSGPGGQHVNTSDTQVELRFDLANTEALPPVWKERALERLASRLVGGVVTVRASEHRSQWRNREMAAVRLASLLAEATAPPPKPRRATKIPRGINERRLRNKKQRSDTKRGRTGRGWE, encoded by the coding sequence ATGTCCGGTCCTTACGTCGTCCGTGGTTCCGTCTCCCTGCCGGAGGCCGAACTCATGTGGCGCTTCTCGCGCTCCTCGGGACCCGGCGGCCAGCACGTCAACACCAGTGATACGCAGGTCGAGCTCCGCTTCGACCTCGCGAACACGGAGGCGCTGCCACCGGTGTGGAAGGAGCGTGCCCTGGAGCGGCTGGCCTCACGGCTGGTGGGTGGCGTCGTCACCGTACGGGCGTCGGAGCACCGTTCCCAGTGGCGTAACCGGGAGATGGCCGCCGTCCGGCTCGCCTCGCTGCTCGCGGAGGCGACCGCGCCGCCGCCGAAGCCGCGGCGGGCGACGAAGATTCCGCGCGGCATCAATGAGCGGCGGCTGCGGAACAAGAAGCAGCGCAGTGACACGAAGCGGGGGAGGACCGGGCGGGGCTGGGAGTGA
- a CDS encoding TerD family protein, whose protein sequence is MAVSLSKGGNVSLTKEAPGLTAVTVGLGWDVRTTTGTDFDLDASAIAVNGEGKVYSDGHFVFFNNKATPDQTIVHTGDNVTGQGEGDDEQIKVNLAGLPADIEKIVFPVSIYDAENRSQNFGQVRNAFIRIINQAGDAEIARYDLSEDAATETAMVFGELYRNGAEWKFRAVGQGYASGLVGIAQDFGVSV, encoded by the coding sequence ATGGCTGTAAGCCTGTCCAAGGGCGGCAACGTCTCCCTCACCAAGGAGGCCCCGGGCCTGACCGCCGTCACGGTGGGCCTCGGCTGGGACGTCCGTACGACCACCGGCACCGACTTCGACCTCGACGCCTCGGCCATCGCGGTGAACGGCGAGGGCAAGGTCTACTCCGACGGCCACTTCGTCTTCTTCAACAACAAGGCGACCCCGGACCAGACCATCGTCCACACCGGCGACAACGTCACGGGCCAGGGCGAGGGCGACGACGAGCAGATCAAGGTCAACCTGGCCGGTCTGCCCGCCGACATCGAGAAGATCGTCTTCCCGGTCTCGATCTACGACGCGGAGAACCGCTCGCAGAACTTCGGCCAGGTGCGGAACGCCTTCATCCGCATCATCAACCAGGCGGGCGACGCCGAGATCGCCCGCTACGACCTGAGCGAGGACGCCGCCACCGAGACCGCCATGGTCTTCGGCGAGCTCTACCGCAACGGCGCGGAGTGGAAGTTCCGCGCGGTCGGCCAGGGCTACGCCTCGGGCCTCGTCGGCATCGCCCAGGACTTCGGCGTCAGCGTCTGA
- a CDS encoding DUF397 domain-containing protein, protein MTIERHIPRASALSGWRKSSHSGADQGSCVEVVDGFPAAVPVRDSKDPHGPALLFPTSGWSSFVAAVKGGEFAA, encoded by the coding sequence ATGACAATTGAGCGCCACATTCCCCGCGCCTCCGCACTGAGCGGATGGCGGAAGTCCAGCCACAGCGGTGCCGACCAGGGCAGCTGTGTCGAGGTTGTCGACGGTTTTCCCGCCGCCGTCCCCGTCCGTGACTCGAAGGACCCGCACGGCCCCGCTCTGCTCTTCCCGACGAGTGGCTGGTCCTCGTTCGTGGCAGCCGTCAAGGGTGGCGAGTTCGCCGCCTGA
- a CDS encoding helix-turn-helix domain-containing protein — translation MANAYGDWVKQQREAAGLTQQALADAAVMTRSHISHIEAGRRIPCKEDAKRLDLALNTGNVLLNFLPSGDERAVADHFEAARQLEQQATVIREFAPSFVPGLLQTEAYAQAVLRTSYPPLSDAERDRAVVTRLERADVLAGTVTPVLWALLDEAVIRRPFGGPSVMAEQLTHIADLVESDRIRVHVMPFGMGGYMLLQSMLALMWFEDQPPVAYVEGLFTGKVHDSPSLVQRYQATYDLALGDALPTQETLALLRATAKEYGDHDN, via the coding sequence ATGGCCAATGCTTACGGTGACTGGGTCAAGCAGCAACGCGAAGCGGCTGGGCTGACCCAGCAGGCGCTGGCCGATGCGGCCGTCATGACTCGTTCGCACATCTCGCACATCGAGGCGGGGCGACGCATTCCCTGCAAGGAGGATGCGAAGCGGCTGGACCTGGCGCTGAACACGGGGAACGTGTTGTTGAATTTCCTGCCGAGCGGGGACGAGCGGGCGGTTGCCGATCACTTCGAGGCCGCCCGACAGCTGGAGCAACAGGCGACCGTCATCCGGGAGTTCGCCCCGTCGTTTGTTCCTGGGCTGCTGCAGACCGAGGCGTATGCGCAAGCCGTCCTGCGTACCAGCTACCCCCCGCTGAGTGATGCGGAGCGTGACAGGGCTGTCGTCACGCGACTGGAGCGGGCCGATGTCCTCGCCGGCACGGTGACCCCCGTGCTGTGGGCGCTTCTTGACGAGGCAGTCATCCGGCGTCCCTTCGGCGGACCGAGTGTCATGGCTGAACAGCTCACGCATATCGCTGACTTGGTCGAGAGCGACCGCATCCGCGTGCACGTGATGCCGTTCGGTATGGGGGGTTACATGCTCTTGCAGAGCATGCTCGCGCTCATGTGGTTCGAGGACCAGCCGCCGGTGGCCTACGTGGAGGGCCTGTTCACGGGGAAGGTTCATGACTCCCCCTCCCTGGTCCAGCGATATCAGGCCACATACGATCTCGCGCTAGGCGACGCCTTGCCGACGCAGGAGACACTGGCCCTTCTGAGGGCTACAGCGAAGGAATACGGAGACCATGACAATTGA
- a CDS encoding ATP-binding cassette domain-containing protein, with translation MPLRFADCSFAYRAGVPVLDHLTLEFPSGCSVLLGPNGAGKSTLLSLGASVQYPATGRVQLGNLISTDRKHRRAFRQKVGWLPQQIKPVPSLTVREQAAYAGWLKGLSKSEAWERSVGALEQVRLTELAKRRSHELSGGQLRRLGIAQALIHEADVVLLDEPTAGLDPVQRGVFRDLLAELSGSVSFVVSTHQTEDLADVYDTVVVLDRGQAVFQGTVGEFFARAPEGMAIERRAESAYRAMVRGEV, from the coding sequence GTGCCGCTTCGCTTCGCCGATTGCTCCTTCGCGTATCGCGCGGGAGTCCCCGTTCTCGATCATTTGACGCTGGAGTTCCCTTCAGGATGCAGCGTGCTACTCGGCCCCAACGGAGCCGGAAAATCAACTCTGTTGTCCCTGGGAGCATCTGTTCAGTACCCGGCCACCGGCCGTGTCCAGCTGGGCAACCTGATCAGCACCGATAGAAAACACCGCAGGGCATTCCGTCAGAAGGTGGGGTGGCTGCCACAGCAGATCAAGCCCGTGCCATCCCTGACCGTGCGAGAACAGGCCGCGTACGCAGGCTGGCTGAAGGGCCTGTCGAAGTCCGAAGCGTGGGAACGATCGGTCGGAGCTCTGGAGCAGGTACGCCTCACGGAACTGGCGAAACGGCGCAGTCACGAGCTGTCCGGCGGGCAACTGCGACGCTTGGGAATCGCACAGGCCCTGATCCACGAGGCCGACGTCGTACTGCTTGATGAGCCCACTGCCGGACTCGACCCCGTACAGCGGGGAGTCTTCCGGGACCTGCTGGCTGAACTGTCCGGCTCCGTCAGCTTCGTGGTGTCCACTCACCAAACCGAGGATCTGGCGGACGTGTACGACACGGTCGTGGTCCTGGACCGGGGACAGGCCGTGTTTCAAGGCACTGTTGGCGAGTTCTTCGCCAGAGCTCCCGAAGGAATGGCAATCGAGCGGCGCGCTGAGAGCGCGTACCGCGCCATGGTCCGTGGGGAGGTCTGA
- a CDS encoding DUF7224 domain-containing protein: protein MRITTLLRSGPAAWIALVLVPVLFWFGAQNTDSVIAYWESATTQSLIVLGFVSAACGACAAWEAARIHRAGVDGWAPARNPLQVAWMHLAPVAALGLLGLLASLAAISTSAVGAPGFPSLGVLVTAYAVVVSHIALGWLIGPLMPRMLGAASMLIFGYLWGFWPAALGEVPWLRHLNGQGIVECCGLDQTASVRSMAATITFSAGLLAAALLATAFGTKQRRHRIYVISAVVLGTAGAVGLAVPLEFQGTQARNQNLLKCAGTQPVVCVWPEQYDRRKEITRWAKDAGQRVHSVGVSTAARIEFGQPQPSEASIRATVATSVLPTAPPACAMRPRAEYPGDAAHTAIYAWLALTGGETKADLVQHWVSDAVDLAEEVRKLRPAQQHAWYERNMRSVLDCAVDPDLNPASFRGPLAGNS from the coding sequence ATGCGGATCACTACACTGTTGCGATCGGGCCCGGCTGCCTGGATTGCCCTTGTCCTCGTTCCCGTTCTGTTCTGGTTCGGCGCACAGAACACCGACTCCGTGATCGCGTACTGGGAGTCGGCGACCACTCAGTCCCTGATCGTCCTCGGCTTCGTGAGTGCGGCCTGTGGCGCGTGCGCCGCTTGGGAGGCAGCAAGGATCCACCGAGCAGGCGTGGACGGCTGGGCGCCGGCGCGCAACCCTCTCCAGGTCGCTTGGATGCATCTCGCCCCGGTCGCAGCACTGGGGCTGTTGGGACTGCTCGCTTCCCTCGCGGCGATCTCCACATCCGCTGTAGGGGCACCTGGATTCCCCAGCCTGGGGGTACTGGTCACCGCCTACGCCGTGGTCGTTTCCCACATCGCACTCGGCTGGCTCATCGGTCCGCTGATGCCACGCATGCTGGGTGCGGCGTCCATGCTGATCTTCGGGTATCTCTGGGGCTTCTGGCCTGCGGCCCTGGGGGAAGTGCCGTGGTTGCGGCACTTGAACGGCCAGGGCATCGTCGAGTGTTGCGGTCTTGACCAGACCGCCTCCGTGCGCAGCATGGCTGCCACGATCACCTTCTCCGCCGGACTGTTGGCCGCTGCTCTCCTGGCCACCGCTTTCGGGACAAAGCAACGACGGCATCGTATCTATGTGATCTCTGCCGTGGTCCTGGGAACTGCTGGAGCGGTAGGGCTCGCGGTGCCACTTGAGTTCCAAGGAACGCAAGCACGGAATCAGAATCTCCTGAAGTGCGCCGGCACCCAACCCGTGGTGTGCGTATGGCCCGAGCAGTACGACCGCCGGAAAGAGATCACGCGTTGGGCGAAGGATGCCGGTCAGCGCGTGCACAGCGTGGGTGTTTCCACTGCGGCACGAATTGAATTCGGCCAGCCCCAGCCCAGTGAGGCCAGCATTCGGGCAACTGTGGCCACAAGTGTCCTGCCCACAGCTCCTCCTGCATGTGCGATGCGCCCCCGGGCCGAGTATCCGGGAGATGCTGCCCACACCGCGATCTACGCGTGGCTCGCGCTGACGGGCGGCGAGACCAAGGCCGACCTGGTGCAACATTGGGTGAGCGACGCTGTCGACCTGGCTGAGGAGGTGCGGAAGTTGCGCCCTGCACAGCAACACGCCTGGTACGAGCGGAACATGCGATCCGTCCTGGACTGCGCGGTGGATCCTGACCTCAACCCTGCTTCCTTCCGAGGCCCGTTGGCGGGGAACTCGTGA
- a CDS encoding M1 family metallopeptidase — MDQYRRRTAAPAALTAVLSLLAACSAGVHGRPGGDALHDPYFPRVGNGGYDVQHYGLTLDYDPDTDRLRGTADITARANEDLSAFNLDFTGMKVDGATVDGAYAPANRAGSELTLRPHHDLDRGATFRTVVRYSGEPETLTDPDSSQEGWLPNGGGALALGEPVGSMAWFPGNDHPSDKATYDITVTVPEGLQAVSNGELTSQRTTAGRTTFHWHCAEPMATYLATVAIGPYKTHSYKAPSGLPVFTAVDPDEEEKTASVVARVPEIVAWESKKFGPYPFDSTGVIIAPEKSAGYSLETQTRPVLPGDQASLSTLVHELSHQWFGDSVTPESWRDMWLNEGFATYAAWMWDEDHGGKSVEDHFDDAYQEAANWAFPPADPPGPKDISASPVYGRGAMVLDRIRRTVGDDAFFAMVRGWAKDHRYGNVSTSDFTAYAEKKTGKDLSGIWATWLYGKDKPAEP, encoded by the coding sequence GTGGACCAGTACAGACGCCGTACCGCCGCGCCCGCCGCGCTGACCGCTGTCCTGTCCCTGCTCGCGGCGTGCAGCGCGGGTGTGCACGGCAGACCCGGTGGCGACGCGCTGCACGACCCGTACTTCCCCCGGGTCGGCAACGGCGGCTACGACGTCCAGCACTACGGCCTCACCCTCGACTACGACCCGGACACCGACCGGCTCCGGGGCACCGCCGACATCACGGCCCGCGCCAACGAGGACCTCTCGGCGTTCAACCTGGACTTCACGGGGATGAAGGTGGACGGCGCGACCGTCGACGGCGCGTACGCCCCCGCGAACCGGGCGGGCAGCGAGTTGACGCTCCGCCCGCACCACGACCTCGACCGGGGCGCGACCTTCCGTACCGTCGTCCGCTACTCGGGCGAGCCGGAGACCCTCACCGACCCGGACTCCTCGCAGGAGGGCTGGCTGCCCAACGGCGGCGGCGCGCTCGCACTCGGTGAGCCGGTCGGCTCGATGGCCTGGTTCCCGGGCAACGACCACCCGTCGGACAAGGCGACGTACGACATCACGGTCACCGTCCCGGAAGGCCTCCAGGCCGTCTCCAACGGCGAGTTGACCTCGCAGCGGACCACCGCCGGCCGCACCACCTTCCACTGGCACTGCGCCGAACCGATGGCGACCTATCTGGCGACCGTGGCGATCGGCCCGTACAAGACCCACTCCTACAAGGCACCTTCGGGGCTGCCGGTCTTCACGGCGGTCGACCCGGACGAGGAGGAGAAGACCGCCTCGGTCGTGGCCCGGGTGCCGGAGATCGTCGCCTGGGAGAGCAAGAAGTTCGGCCCGTACCCCTTCGATTCGACGGGCGTGATCATCGCCCCCGAGAAGTCCGCCGGTTACTCGCTGGAGACCCAGACCCGCCCGGTGCTCCCCGGCGACCAGGCCAGCCTCTCGACGCTCGTCCACGAACTGTCCCACCAGTGGTTCGGCGACTCGGTCACCCCGGAGTCCTGGCGGGACATGTGGCTGAACGAGGGCTTCGCGACGTACGCGGCGTGGATGTGGGACGAGGACCACGGCGGCAAGAGCGTCGAGGACCACTTCGACGACGCCTACCAGGAAGCCGCCAACTGGGCCTTCCCGCCTGCGGATCCGCCGGGCCCGAAGGACATCTCCGCCTCGCCGGTCTACGGCCGGGGCGCGATGGTCCTCGACCGGATCCGCCGGACGGTCGGCGACGACGCGTTCTTCGCGATGGTGCGGGGCTGGGCGAAGGACCACCGCTACGGCAACGTCTCGACGTCGGACTTCACCGCGTACGCCGAGAAGAAGACCGGCAAGGACCTGAGCGGGATCTGGGCCACGTGGCTGTACGGCAAGGACAAACCGGCGGAGCCGTAG
- a CDS encoding pentapeptide repeat-containing protein: MAARNGAKRTPQVRRPEVRLPPLSPYSGRGLEPDGDYDGLEFTGEDFTGQSGAGARFMDCALRECVLEGTELVRARFIDSVLSGARGVGTDLAGASLRDVEVLDARLGGVQMHGAVLERVVVRGGKIDYLNLREARLKDVVFEGCVLAEPDFGSARLERVEFVGCTLRGVDFSGVRLKDVDLRTVAEMDIARGVERLAGAVISPAQLLELAPAFAAQIGVRVAGAGE; this comes from the coding sequence ATGGCAGCACGGAACGGCGCGAAGAGAACCCCACAGGTGCGGCGGCCGGAGGTGCGGCTTCCGCCGCTCAGCCCGTACTCGGGCCGCGGGCTGGAGCCCGACGGCGACTACGACGGACTGGAGTTCACCGGTGAGGACTTCACCGGCCAGTCGGGCGCGGGAGCGCGCTTCATGGACTGCGCCCTCAGGGAGTGCGTACTCGAAGGGACGGAGCTGGTACGGGCCCGCTTCATCGACTCCGTACTTTCCGGGGCGAGAGGCGTGGGCACGGACCTCGCGGGTGCGTCCCTGCGCGATGTGGAGGTGCTGGACGCGCGGCTCGGCGGCGTGCAGATGCACGGGGCGGTGCTGGAACGGGTGGTGGTGCGCGGCGGGAAGATCGACTATCTGAACCTGCGCGAGGCGCGGCTCAAGGACGTGGTCTTCGAGGGGTGTGTCCTGGCGGAGCCGGACTTCGGGTCGGCGCGGCTGGAGCGGGTGGAGTTCGTGGGGTGCACGCTGCGGGGGGTGGACTTCAGCGGGGTGCGGCTGAAGGACGTGGACCTCAGGACGGTTGCCGAGATGGACATCGCGCGGGGGGTCGAGCGGCTGGCGGGAGCGGTGATCAGCCCGGCACAGCTGCTGGAACTGGCACCGGCGTTCGCGGCACAGATCGGGGTGCGGGTGGCGGGGGCGGGCGAGTAG